The following is a genomic window from Thermodesulfovibrionales bacterium.
ATCCGTTGAAGTCTCACCGACTGTAAAGCCCTATACGTCGGACCTGACTGTCACGGTAAAGGAGGGAGAACCCGTTCGCATTGAGGGCATTGCTTTCCGGGGCGTCTCTGAAGAAGAGGCGAGGGGGATAATGCGAATACGGGAAGGCGATATCTATGACCGGCAAGCCATCGGGAAGGAGATAGAACGCGTCAGGGAACATTTCAAGAAGCTCGGGTACCTGAACCCCCTTGTCACGTATACGTTCCGCGACGGCATCCTCGAGGTCGACATCAGGAAGGGGAAGAAGCTCTCTCTCCATTTTGAAGGCAACAGTCTCTTCAGTTCGAAGAAGCTTTTGAAGGAGATGCCGTTCTCCGAGGCGGGAGAGGTGCGGGATGACTACATTGATGAGGCGGACAGAAAGATCATATCCCTCTACCACGACAAGGGATATCCCTTTGCTCAAGTGGCACCCGTCGTATCCGAGTCGGTCGAGAAGGGTGAGGACATCGTCGATCTCCGGTTCTTTATCTTTGAAGGAGAACGGGTGAAGGTCGGCACTCTCAGCTTTTCCGGCATGACCCTCCCTGAGGAAAACGTCAAGGACGTCCTTCCCCTAAAAGAGGGCGATCCCTATAATCCCGACCTCTTGTCTTCCGACATGGATGTGATTCGGGAATTCTATATCGCCTTGGGATATCGTGAGGTTGAGCTGGAAGGTCCGGAGGTGACGATAGAGGACGGCAGGGCAAAGATCTTCATAAAGGTAAAAGAAGGTCCAAAGACCGTAATTGAGAGGATCGAGATAACCGGGTCGGCATCGGTTCCCATAGAGGAGATACGCAAGGTGATCGGATTGAAAGAAGGGTCTCCCTATAATGAGGTGGATATCGCGGATTCCCGGCTGCGGATCATGGATATCTACCGTGAGAAGGGATTTCTTAGTGTCGAGGCGGATGCCAAGGTGGAGTTCGCCGGGGAAGGCGCGCTGATCACCTTCGGGATACGGGAGGGGGAAAGAACGTTTTTTGGCAAGACGATCATAATCGGCAACACGCAGACGAAAAGAGAGGTGATCGAGCGCGAACTGATTCATAGGGAAGCGACGCCCTTCAATTACAGCCTGCTCGCAAAGGAGCGCCAGAAGCTTTATAAGCTCGGTCTCTTTACCGATGTTCGCGTCGAGGGCCTTGACCCGTATGACCATGAGAGCGACGTCCGCATCGACGTGGCTGAAGGCGATGCGGGAACGGTCGATGTCTCTTTCGGCTACGACAGCTATTATAAATTCACAGGGCTCCTGAATGTCGGTTACAGAAACCTCTTCGGCATGAACCGGCAGATCTCGCTCAAGGTAGGCTATAGTTCGCTCGAAAAGCTCGCTTCTCTCGACTACCTGGACCCTTGGTTCCTGGACAGGCACCTTCAGTTCAAGGGGACGCTGTTCTATGTCAATAAGGAAAACAAGAATATCGATACCAAGGTGATCATGTACCGGTATAGAAAGACCGGAGTTGCCATAGGAATCGAAAAGCCTTACACGAGTGCCGTCAAGGGTGAGCTCTACTATGAATATGCCCTCTGGGATACCTTTGACGTTCAGCCCGGCATGATACTCACCCCTCAGGATGTGGGCAGGCTCAATGTCGGCAGCCTGCGTCCGGGAGTCACCTACGATACGAGGGACAACCCTTTTGATCCGAGGAATGGTATCCTTGCAGGAGCGTCCGTGAAACTTGCATCTCAGGCGCTCCTTTCCCAGACGAACTTTGCGAAGGCGGTCTTCAACGGCAGCCTCTACCATGAACTCGCGAAGCCTCTTGTCCTCGCCCTCGCCTTCAGGTTCGGCGTCGCACAGGCCTGGGGGGCTTCCACGCCGATTCTTCCCCTGGAAGAAAGGTTCTTCCTCGGGGGCAGGGATACGGTGAGGGGCTACGCTCAGGACACCGTCGGACCCCTCGGTATTAATGTTGCTCCCACAGGGGGCAATGCCTTCATCGAGACGAACGTTGAGCTCAGAACCTTTCTCTGGAAAGGTCTCGGTATCGTCACGTTTATCGACAGCGGTAACGTCTGGCAGAAGGCGAGCGAGATAGATTGGTCCATCAGGCATACCATCGGAGCGGGACTGCGGTACAATACCCCTATAGGACCGCTTCGACTCGATTACGGGTATAAACTCAAGGCAGTGCCCGGCCTGAGCAGAAGCGAGATATTCTTCAGCATAGGTCAGGCATTTTGAGGGTGTCATATGAATGAAGCTGAGGGAATAACAATGCCGAAGGCTTTTTGCATGATCGGAGTCATCGTCCTCGCGCTCTCTGCTTTTCCGAGCAGCGGGGAACTCATTGACCGGGTCGTCGGCTCTGTCGATGACAGGGCAATTACCCTGAGCGAACTGGACGAAACCTATGAAAAGACGAAAGAGGTGCAGCCGGACATCTCCCGCAGCGAGGTGCTGACGACTATGATCAACCGGTTGCTGATCCTGAACGACGCGAAGAGGTTGAAAATGGAGGCGGCAACGGATGATGAACTCATCAATCAATACATAGAGCTCAAGGTGAAGGCGCTCATAAGGATTAAGGAGGAAGAGATACGAGACTTTTATGACAAGAACACCGAGGAGTTTAAGGGGGCCCCTTATGATTCGGTGCGAGACAAGATCGAGGAAATACTGACCGAGAAGGAGACGAATGCCCGCCTGAAAAAGCAGATAGCCGAGCTGCGGTCGAAGGCGTACGTGCAGATTTTAGAGTAGATTGCGGAGGGTCTGCTTTTCTCTCTTCCCGTGATGTTCTCGTTGACGATGAAATCTGTCCGTTGACCGGTATCAGGACAGGCCCGGTTCAAGGATCCGCGGAAAGCGGAACGCAACGGAGTACGTCGAATTATCGATAAGAAAAACATGCTTTTCCCGAGAGGGGCGCAGTTTCTCAGCAAGAATGGCTAATTCACTCTATTTGCTTTTCATGACAGAGAGAGAAAAAATATTACTAGAAGAGGCAAAAGCAGACATCTCCGTTATCGATTAGGATGCGGAAGCTCTGCTGGCAGGGGTGCCGCAAAAGAAAGCAGCCATAAGCGGCACTATGAGACCCTGAAAAAAAGAAAGGAGAACGCAATATGAGAAAGATACATCTGATCATCTTCCTATTGGTCCT
Proteins encoded in this region:
- the bamA gene encoding outer membrane protein assembly factor BamA, with the translated sequence MEKVCSFAFAVLGLLILARAWCEASPAEGTAAEVPIKTITVEGLSSVSKAEFLDLLGFKVGKPLDRREVRIGIKRAFLKGIFEDIEVHADERGADVTVVVKERYHIGKIRIRGNDSLSKRTILRAFLLKEGEIMRTDLLSEATKRLEDDLSVMGFPNAVVSVEVSPTVKPYTSDLTVTVKEGEPVRIEGIAFRGVSEEEARGIMRIREGDIYDRQAIGKEIERVREHFKKLGYLNPLVTYTFRDGILEVDIRKGKKLSLHFEGNSLFSSKKLLKEMPFSEAGEVRDDYIDEADRKIISLYHDKGYPFAQVAPVVSESVEKGEDIVDLRFFIFEGERVKVGTLSFSGMTLPEENVKDVLPLKEGDPYNPDLLSSDMDVIREFYIALGYREVELEGPEVTIEDGRAKIFIKVKEGPKTVIERIEITGSASVPIEEIRKVIGLKEGSPYNEVDIADSRLRIMDIYREKGFLSVEADAKVEFAGEGALITFGIREGERTFFGKTIIIGNTQTKREVIERELIHREATPFNYSLLAKERQKLYKLGLFTDVRVEGLDPYDHESDVRIDVAEGDAGTVDVSFGYDSYYKFTGLLNVGYRNLFGMNRQISLKVGYSSLEKLASLDYLDPWFLDRHLQFKGTLFYVNKENKNIDTKVIMYRYRKTGVAIGIEKPYTSAVKGELYYEYALWDTFDVQPGMILTPQDVGRLNVGSLRPGVTYDTRDNPFDPRNGILAGASVKLASQALLSQTNFAKAVFNGSLYHELAKPLVLALAFRFGVAQAWGASTPILPLEERFFLGGRDTVRGYAQDTVGPLGINVAPTGGNAFIETNVELRTFLWKGLGIVTFIDSGNVWQKASEIDWSIRHTIGAGLRYNTPIGPLRLDYGYKLKAVPGLSRSEIFFSIGQAF